A stretch of Camelus bactrianus isolate YW-2024 breed Bactrian camel chromosome 26, ASM4877302v1, whole genome shotgun sequence DNA encodes these proteins:
- the MBOAT4 gene encoding ghrelin O-acyltransferase, whose amino-acid sequence MMDWLQLFFLQPVSLYQGAAFPFALLFNYLCITDSFSTHARYLFLLVGGGALAVAAMGSFAVLVFTPALCAVVLICLLGPRDVHRWTFLFQMSWQTLCHLGLHYTEYYLQEAPSTRFCITLSSLMLLTQRVTSLSLDICEGKAEAASGGIKSKSSLYEHLCKALPYFSYLLFFPALLGGPLCSFQRFQARVQGPSSLYPRHSFWALTWRVLQILGLECLKVVMRWVVGTGAGLTDCRQLQCIFVMWSSAGLFKLTYYSHWILDDSLLHAAGFGPESDQSPGEEGYISDADIWTLETTHKISLFTRKWNQSTARWLRRLIFQQGRTWPLMQTFVFSAWWHGLHPGQVFGFLCWAVMLEADYLIHTRANLFIRSWPMWLLYRTLTWAHTQLIIAYIMLAVEVRSLSALWLLCNSYNSVFPTVYCILLFLLVKRKHKFN is encoded by the exons ATGATGGATTGGCTTCAGCTATTCTTCCTCCAGCCTGTATCACTTTATCAAGGGGCTGCTTTTCCTTTTGCACTTCTGTTTAATTACCTCTGCATTACGGATTCATTTTCCACTCATGCCAG GTACCTCTTCCTCCTGGTGGGAGGCGGCGCCCTGGCCGTGGCTGCCATGGGTTCCTTCGCTGTGCTGGTCTTCACCCCCGCTCTGTGCGCCGTGGTTCTGATCTGTTTGCTCGGCCCCCGGGACGTCcacaggtggactttcctctttcAGATGAGCTGGCAGACGCTGTGCCACCTGGGTCTGCACTACACGGAGTATTACCTGCAAGAAGCTCCTTCCACAAG gTTCTGCATCACTCTTTCTTCCCTCATGCTCTTGACCCAGAGGGTCACATCCCTCTCTTTGGACATTTGTGAGGGGAAAGCAGAGGCAGCATCAGGAGGCATCAAGAGCAAGAGCTCTTTGTATGAGCATCTGTGCAAGGCACTGCCCTATTTCAGCTACTTGCTCTTTTTCCCTGCTCTCCTAGGAGGCCCCCTATGTTCCTTCCAGAGATTTCAGGCTCGTGTTCAAGGGCCCAGCAGTTTGTATCCCAGACACTCTTTCTGGGCTCTGACCTGGAGGGTTCTGCAGATCCTGGGACTAGAGTGTCTAAAGGTGGTCATGCGGTGGGTAGTGGGCACAGGAGCAGGACTGACCGACTGCCGGCAGCTCCAGTGCATCTTTGTCATGTGGTCCTCAGCCGGGCTCTTCAAGCTCACCTACTACTCCCACTGGATCCTGGATGACTCCCTCCTCCACGCAGCGGGCTTTGGACCTGAGTCTGATCAGAGCCCTGGTGAGGAGGGGTACATCTCTGATGCggacatttggacactggaaacCACCCACAAGATATCTCTGTTCACCAGAAAGTGGAACCAAAGCACAGCTCGGTGGCTCCGACGCCTAATTTTCCAGCAGGGCAGGACCTGGCCCTTGATGCAAACATTCGTCTTCTCTGCCTGGTGGCACGGGCTCCATCCGGGACAGGTGTTTGGTTTCCTCTGCTGGGCTGTGATGTTAGAAGCTGACTACCTGATTCACACCCGTGCCAATCTGTTCATCAGGTCCTGGCCGATGTGGCTGCTCTACAGAACCCTCACCTGGGCCCACACCCAGCTCATCATTGCCTACATCATGCTGGCCGTGGAGGTCAGGagcctctctgctctctggctgCTGTGTAATTCTTACAACAGTGTCTTTCCCACAGTGTactgtattttgctttttctattagtgaaaagaaagcataaatttAACTGA